GCTCGACGAGCTTACGACTTACGAACTCGAAGCGAGACACGAGACGAGCCGCGAGGCCACGAGCCGAGCCACGAGCCGCGAATGTAAACTAGCAGGTTTCCGAACGAAAAGTCTTTGACCTTTGGccgaatgtcacttttgacatttatatttttctcaGGCAAGAGCCGTGTCTCCGCTGCGGTGCTTGAGATAActgaaaattgaaataaaaagctATTCATACCGAAACCAGCTAAGTATTCGTACTCGCGATGGTTTCGCAGCAAATGGTATACGCGGCAGCGGTGCCCGTGGGTGTGGTTTTGGCTATTGGACTGATACGTAAATGGAGGTCCAGTAAATGGGGAAAATGCTTAAGTAACACTTGTTTGAGGGGTAAAACGTTTCTAATTACGGGTGCGAACAGCGGGATAGGGTTGGAGACGGCCAAGGCGCTGGTGAGGCGGAAGGCTAGGGTGATCTTCGCATGCAGGGACATCGCGAAGGCCAAGGAAGCGATCACGCAAATAAGGAAGGCGCAGCCGACCGGCGGCGAACTGGTAAGGAACTGTTTTTACAAAACGTTTACAAGCTTTGCTGGCTTGGTTTGTGTATATTTAATTCATGTTCATttctttattgcagataacaaatgatccatattacattaaaattatgtacacagttaaaataacaataaataggaacactaaaaagttattaaaataaaaattaaataatttcagtaatacaaataaaaaggtACATTTAAttactaacaaacacaaaataaatattaataatagttaAAAATCTGTCAATTCATTACATGCAAACTATTCCAGTGTCTCGCAATCTCCCCCATTATAAACTGTTAGCAATCACGCCCAGAATGTCGTTGTTACTGATGAAGTTACATCTACAATTTCACTTTTCTgtacatagtgttcgtttgtctgtcatttttaattgtctactctcagtcgctcaaaggttgactggaagagatcccttacagggataagttcgcctttgtacattgtatactttctgtttaattgtatatcttaacctgtcttatgtgcaataaagtgtttacatacatacatctgtATTACAGAGTTATTTATCCTTTCGAGACCCGGACAAATATGACAACACACAATAACATACACTATGGTGTATTTATAATAGGTTATATATAGCTGGCTACCCAGGGAGCCGACGGGTCTCGAAAGATTAATACTCATTATGTTCTACAGATCCCCATGCAGTTGGATCTAGCGTCCTTTGAATCCATTGAGAACTTCGTAGAAGTAGTGAAAGCCGGCTTCTACAAGATTGACGTGCTGATCAACAATGCAGGTGTTGCGACTCCATTGAACCTCGGTCTGAAGACAAAGGAGGGATTCGAGATAAACATCGGTGTTAACCATGTTGGCCACTTCCATCTTACTAATCTGCTGTTGGATCATTTGAAACGGGCGGCTCCAAGCAGGTATGTTTGTTAATTAACGGACCACGTAGAAATCCCCAATTCACGCCTCATTGCCACCTTAACCTTACAGTCCTAAAAATTCTGCTTATATGCTGATGATGTTATAGCACGGTCATTTTTCACTGTTGTTGTATTTTGACCGAATACTTGGTTTGTCATGGGCCACTATTTattgtaatgattttttttttcattaatccTATTGAATGACATCTTAATATGCATAACTTACATACATAACCTTAGAATAAGCAATCTTAGCATGTAAGTACTTTAGAGTATAATGTATAACTCTTAGTATAATGTATAACTGTATTTGCATGTATTTATACGTAAAAGCAAATAAATGACCTGATTCTGATACTATCATTTAGCActagcaaacaaacaaaaccaacaaatcaacaaaaaagtccgaatgatggactactagtacACTGAGACAAAGATTGTCTCatagaaaagtttatttttctggatgacatgggTTTAGATATAAAGCTTTGATTTGAAATAATAGACatgatactaaattacaattatagtacactATTGTATGTTTTTCGtaggttgttacgtttttataagaatttagGCAGTAAAAAATCCTATTttcatgatatatttttttatacttccaaatcttccaatattatttaagtaaattttacagttaatttggaaacaatgtcaagtattccttttttttttttttttttttttttttttttgtcattacagaaaagtgacattgaaaaatatttataaatttgttgCAACGGACCTGAATAACAAGAAGATGAAATTGAAAGAAGGAAGACGCTAATTTTATGCTTTGCTCCCATAAGAATGTTACCCAGTTATTTAAAATCGTCACATCTTTACAATGCAAGGCGAAGAAAAATTAATCtatgttatttttaacattgtttaaattaacaagtttgggaacaaatcaaattattttattaaatattttgatttgtgttttttaaagtagtcacactactatatataaattaaaaaaaagtggcggggtggcctaggggttcatggcgttagccgcgatagctaaagacgccggttcgaatccggccttcaccactggagggcttcgtcactttttctttaatatatgacatctattacagtttttaattgtttaaattatttaatctttTTGTTGTGAAGCATATTTTTATCAGTACAGTTATTGCCAGAAGCGTAgttcttatattaataagtttaggtataattttacttttcaCCTCGTAAGATGtctatatttacattttatttcagaATTGTGATCGTGTCTTCCACTCTTCACGAGAAAGGAAATATCAACTTTAATGACTTGAACTTAAAGCAGGAATCTGAATTGGCTGTCCAGGTAAGCATATTGTCAACCTTACAGTTCGAACATGAGGTACGATGAAGCAAAATACCCGTTCTAATACCCTCCCGGTTTCTTATGCCCGGAAACCACGGACTCCAAGCGCGAATATGTGCCTATTTCCCTTCACAGCTTTGTATACAGGGCattacagggtgaccttagctaTTGGACTAgtcctgaaatcccacgtagggttacttctcaggaatgctctaacgttaatatttttttaataagaacaaaagaaaaaaaaattctcaaacaagttatttccaataatcgacaacaaaaagagacacactgtattaatcattggcagtgcttttgcgAATTTGTTCGAAAacatgcggcaatgatgacatttgtcaatagTCAGAATCTtaagtgtcataaataaaaaaaatcaaaaaggtcgaagaaggtcatactatttattacctggagctactaacacatacaggctgctccaaagtaaaaaatcgtaatttgttaatttcttcgtaaccgctacaccggttgttatgatactttgtatactggttctaaataccctaatgcatatattatgtacatttcggctttgtccaatggctagtgACACCCATATTGGTACCGTGCGAAGTACATAGTGGGGGTAAGTAAAACGATTGCAGCGCATGAGGTGGTAAAAATTGACAACTAACggattagcgtctttaacatttcatacaagttatatgggtcgaaatggaactttaatttacgattactcctgagatattcatttaaattgtatggtgtaagggaccatttgtaatctgtatgaaatgcttaatttgataacgtatttaatttgataggcaattattaatactgtattcGTGTAAATAGCTGCAAAATACCACATACTATaaaatctttttgtagaagataagaatgggtatagtaagttatccttaaaagatagacatacaccatcgcggacttttttgtagagcaatgaaagagagatctttccaccatacattgttttgttatatctcaaacgggttgggcaacgtttttaattaaagctctaagccagcgtgatttttttctgaattcATTACCAAATATTGTCATATTTCaatcaatttacacaaaaccttaacaaaatatacgccttaaccttcctcaagaatcactctattcataggtgaaaaccgcattaaaatccgttcagtagttttcactgaaattattacgatttacttaaTAGTTTTGACAAAATACAAACCTATAGTCGCAACCGCGTGGCGCTGTCATCGTACACGGTCCCAATACGTTACGAGTATCGTTTTCCTGACCTACATTACGTAATTAATGTACGTTACTTTTCCAGGGTAAACTGAAAGGTCGAAACAACCCTGGCTACTGCAACTCCAAGCTCATGAATGCGTACTTCGGTCGCGCCTTGGCCGACAAGCTTAAGGATTCAGGAGTTGACGTGCACACCGTGTGCCCGGGTTTCTGCTATACTAATTTGTTCAGGTGACATTCTCTTTCACTTTGT
The Cydia strobilella chromosome Z, ilCydStro3.1, whole genome shotgun sequence genome window above contains:
- the LOC134755184 gene encoding retinol dehydrogenase 14-like is translated as MVSQQMVYAAAVPVGVVLAIGLIRKWRSSKWGKCLSNTCLRGKTFLITGANSGIGLETAKALVRRKARVIFACRDIAKAKEAITQIRKAQPTGGELIPMQLDLASFESIENFVEVVKAGFYKIDVLINNAGVATPLNLGLKTKEGFEINIGVNHVGHFHLTNLLLDHLKRAAPSRIVIVSSTLHEKGNINFNDLNLKQESELAVQGKLKGRNNPGYCNSKLMNAYFGRALADKLKDSGVDVHTVCPGFCYTNLFRDSLRWYHFILMAPIALLFMRSSQQGSETVVFCASDYSIEGKTGKFYRDCVEYTSKYPFDKEVETKLWQATEDMVKARRPL